A single region of the Pontibacter kalidii genome encodes:
- a CDS encoding MerR family transcriptional regulator yields the protein MAQYTIKELEHLSGIKAHTIRIWEQRYGILNPRRTETNIRYYDDADLKSLLNISLLNERGYKISKIAQMEKGEILETVRQLCDQPCECAHHVSELVAAMVDMDEYKFDRVLSKSAVQMGFQETMQEVVYPFLNKIGILWQTGNITPAHEHFVSNLIRQKLLVAIDGQTARWKEGDPVYILYLPEGELHELALLYMHYILRAHHQRVVYMGQHLPFKDLELTYEQFRAEYLCTVLTTTPEREQVQGYLNKLSERFPDSTIYVYGYQVQHEALSFPENVQRLSCMTELIAKLK from the coding sequence GTGGCTCAGTACACTATTAAAGAACTCGAACATCTTTCAGGCATCAAGGCGCATACTATCCGGATATGGGAGCAGCGCTATGGTATCCTGAACCCCAGGCGCACCGAAACCAATATTCGCTATTATGACGATGCAGACCTGAAGTCATTGCTGAACATCTCGCTCCTTAACGAGCGCGGGTACAAGATATCCAAGATCGCGCAGATGGAAAAGGGGGAGATTCTGGAGACGGTGCGGCAGTTGTGCGACCAGCCCTGCGAGTGCGCGCACCACGTCAGCGAGCTGGTGGCGGCTATGGTGGACATGGACGAGTATAAATTCGACCGGGTGCTTTCCAAATCCGCCGTGCAGATGGGGTTCCAGGAAACAATGCAGGAGGTGGTTTATCCGTTCCTCAATAAGATCGGCATCCTGTGGCAGACCGGTAATATTACGCCGGCGCACGAGCATTTTGTCAGCAACCTGATCCGGCAGAAGCTGCTGGTGGCTATAGACGGCCAGACGGCGCGTTGGAAAGAGGGTGATCCTGTTTATATTCTATACTTGCCTGAGGGCGAGCTGCACGAGCTGGCGCTGCTGTACATGCACTACATCCTTCGGGCGCACCACCAGCGGGTGGTGTACATGGGCCAGCACCTTCCCTTTAAAGACCTGGAACTTACCTATGAGCAGTTCCGGGCCGAGTATCTTTGCACAGTACTCACCACCACCCCGGAGCGGGAGCAGGTGCAGGGGTATCTCAACAAACTCTCGGAGCGATTCCCCGACAGCACCATCTACGTATACGGTTACCAGGTGCAGCACGAGGCCCTGTCTTTCCCGGAGAATGTACAGCGGCTAAGCTGTATGACAGAGCTAATTGCTAAGTTGAAGTAA
- a CDS encoding sterol desaturase family protein, which yields MLLTFVAMEGVAWLMHKYVLHGFLWGLHKSHHTHHQHAFELNDLFFAYYGLLAMLFFIFGSDPIDYRFWIGAGITLYGAAYFLIHDVFIHRRIKVFGRTSSVYLKALNMAHKVHHKEQGKHGSESFGMLWVAPRYFRQAYDIVKKQEQEKRGSVHY from the coding sequence ATGCTTCTGACTTTTGTGGCGATGGAAGGCGTGGCGTGGCTCATGCACAAGTACGTCTTGCACGGGTTCCTTTGGGGCCTGCACAAGTCGCACCACACGCACCATCAACACGCCTTTGAACTAAACGACCTGTTTTTTGCCTATTATGGTCTGCTGGCGATGCTCTTTTTCATCTTCGGCAGCGACCCGATCGACTACAGGTTCTGGATTGGCGCAGGCATCACCCTGTATGGGGCAGCCTACTTCCTGATCCACGATGTGTTCATTCATAGGCGGATAAAGGTATTCGGAAGAACGTCTAGTGTTTACCTGAAAGCCTTGAACATGGCGCACAAGGTACACCATAAAGAGCAAGGCAAGCATGGTTCAGAGTCGTTTGGGATGCTGTGGGTAGCGCCGCGGTATTTCAGGCAGGCTTACGACATTGTGAAGAAACAGGAACAGGAGAAACGTGGCTCAGTACACTATTAA
- a CDS encoding enoyl-CoA hydratase/isomerase family protein: MEFINYEVKDRVGYITLARPEKRNALNYEVVSELKRVFGLAEDDEACKVIVLRAEGKVFCAGADLEYIQRLQENDYHENLLDSTHLMELFRMIYTLKKVVIAQIHGHAIAGGCGLAAICDFGFTVPEAKFGYTEVKIGFIPAIVKVFLLRKIGEARAKQLLLTGDLISAEEAERYGLVNYVVPAQELEERVFAFAQKLCAENSKQSMEVTKEMIARVQGMSLEEGLQYASEMNAVARGSEDCQRGIAAFLNKEQIKW; encoded by the coding sequence ATGGAATTTATCAACTATGAGGTGAAGGATCGGGTGGGCTACATCACGCTGGCCCGACCCGAGAAAAGGAACGCCCTGAACTACGAGGTAGTGTCTGAGCTGAAGCGCGTCTTCGGCCTGGCCGAGGATGACGAGGCCTGCAAGGTAATTGTGCTGCGCGCCGAGGGCAAGGTGTTCTGCGCCGGTGCCGACTTGGAGTATATCCAGCGCCTGCAGGAGAACGATTACCACGAGAACCTGCTCGACTCCACGCACCTGATGGAGCTTTTCCGGATGATTTATACCTTGAAGAAGGTGGTGATCGCTCAGATCCACGGCCACGCCATCGCGGGCGGCTGCGGACTAGCTGCCATCTGCGACTTCGGCTTCACCGTGCCGGAGGCAAAGTTCGGCTACACCGAGGTGAAGATCGGCTTTATACCTGCCATTGTGAAGGTGTTCCTGCTGCGCAAGATAGGGGAGGCCCGTGCCAAGCAGCTGCTGCTCACCGGCGACCTGATCTCGGCGGAGGAAGCGGAGAGGTATGGCCTGGTGAATTACGTGGTGCCTGCTCAGGAGTTGGAGGAGCGGGTGTTTGCCTTTGCTCAAAAGCTTTGCGCCGAGAACTCCAAGCAAAGCATGGAGGTGACGAAAGAGATGATCGCGCGTGTGCAGGGGATGAGCCTGGAGGAGGGCCTGCAGTACGCCTCCGAAATGAACGCAGTGGCCCGCGGAAGCGAGGATTGCCAGCGCGGTATCGCTGCTTTTCTGAACAAAGAACAAATAAAGTGGTGA
- a CDS encoding TetR/AcrR family transcriptional regulator yields the protein MEAVLSRKEQIERTATVLFKSKGYSATSMRDLANALGIEAASIYSHIKSKEEILQRVCFRMAREFFEALDAAEASGGSATERLKRAISAHVQVLTKNTEASAVFLHEWRHLSEPMHGTYLSLRDKYEARFRDIIRAGTGNGEFMVPDEKFAVLTILSGLNWIHTWYKPEGKMTPAEIAGNLSEMLLNGLSTQRQALQDTYSHLNTI from the coding sequence ATGGAAGCAGTATTGAGCAGAAAAGAGCAAATCGAGCGAACGGCCACTGTCCTGTTTAAGTCAAAGGGATACTCGGCCACATCGATGCGCGATCTGGCCAATGCGCTGGGTATAGAGGCCGCCAGTATTTACTCGCACATCAAGTCCAAGGAGGAGATACTGCAGCGGGTGTGTTTCCGGATGGCCAGGGAGTTTTTTGAGGCCTTAGATGCGGCAGAGGCCAGCGGCGGCTCCGCCACTGAGAGGCTGAAACGCGCCATCTCCGCCCACGTGCAGGTGCTGACAAAGAACACAGAGGCCTCGGCGGTTTTTCTGCACGAGTGGCGCCACCTGAGTGAACCCATGCACGGCACGTACCTCTCGCTTCGCGACAAGTATGAGGCCCGCTTTCGCGACATCATCCGGGCCGGCACCGGGAACGGCGAGTTCATGGTGCCCGATGAGAAATTTGCTGTATTAACCATCCTTTCCGGCCTCAACTGGATACACACCTGGTACAAACCGGAAGGGAAGATGACACCGGCAGAGATTGCCGGGAATCTTTCGGAGATGCTACTAAACGGCCTGAGCACCCAACGGCAGGCTTTACAAGATACTTACTCTCACCTTAATACAATCTAA
- the paaA gene encoding 1,2-phenylacetyl-CoA epoxidase subunit PaaA, whose protein sequence is MYGGGNVFEATKFDDLQTEDPAKLEEFEARIARGEKIEPTDWMPQLYRKQLIRMIEQHAHSEIIGALPEGTWITRAPGFRRKMAQMAKVQDEVGHAQLLYSAAETLGKSREQMLTDLINGKSKYSNVFNYPAFTWADSNIISWLIDAGAIVNQLANAKGSYGPYSRALERICAEEAFHLKYGHDAVVHMATGSPTQREMIQAALNRWWPPIMTFFGPSDKMSTHTETLMRWKVKMASNDECRQQFLDMYVPKIWELGLTVPDPNLKKNMETGQWEYTEPDWDEFKRVINGDGPCNAERLAVRRTAEERGAWVRRALLNPKAKYVKPLA, encoded by the coding sequence ATGTACGGAGGAGGAAACGTTTTTGAGGCTACTAAATTCGACGACCTGCAGACAGAAGATCCTGCAAAATTAGAAGAATTTGAGGCGCGCATCGCCCGTGGCGAGAAGATTGAGCCAACCGACTGGATGCCGCAACTCTACCGCAAGCAGCTGATCCGCATGATCGAGCAGCACGCACACTCTGAGATCATCGGTGCCCTGCCGGAGGGTACCTGGATCACCCGCGCTCCGGGTTTCCGCCGTAAGATGGCGCAAATGGCCAAGGTGCAGGACGAGGTAGGCCACGCGCAATTGCTCTACTCCGCTGCTGAAACCCTGGGCAAGTCGCGCGAGCAAATGCTGACAGACCTGATCAACGGCAAATCAAAATACTCCAACGTATTCAACTACCCTGCCTTTACCTGGGCTGACTCCAACATTATTTCCTGGCTCATTGATGCCGGCGCGATCGTAAACCAGCTGGCAAACGCCAAAGGCAGTTACGGTCCATACTCCAGAGCGCTGGAGCGGATCTGCGCCGAGGAAGCGTTCCACCTGAAGTATGGCCACGATGCCGTGGTGCACATGGCAACCGGTTCCCCAACGCAACGCGAAATGATTCAGGCTGCACTTAACCGCTGGTGGCCACCGATCATGACCTTCTTCGGGCCATCTGATAAAATGAGCACGCATACGGAGACGCTGATGCGCTGGAAAGTGAAGATGGCATCGAATGACGAGTGCCGTCAGCAGTTCCTGGACATGTATGTGCCCAAGATTTGGGAGCTTGGCCTGACCGTGCCGGATCCGAACCTGAAGAAGAACATGGAAACGGGCCAATGGGAATACACGGAACCGGATTGGGACGAGTTTAAGCGCGTTATCAACGGCGACGGCCCTTGCAACGCAGAGCGCCTCGCCGTACGCCGTACTGCCGAAGAGCGCGGCGCCTGGGTGCGCAGAGCCTTGCTCAACCCCAAAGCAAAGTATGTGAAGCCGCTGGCCTAA
- a CDS encoding phenylacetic acid degradation b: MSLKSLDPRVTRLNLPEGKVPAMEPKPELDQFETYEVFHQKKEGAAYTYVGPVHAPNEDVAFLFAKEQYSRRFPCVGLWIVRTENIQVTPYVGDQENVYDMIRVQEPAEQSAQPEPYEIFHLKKRGKAHTHAGRVMATSYQEALQEAKTAFGEKAPVVNVWVVKSKDVLQSAEEDKDMWATIPEKKYREAIAYKVMDKITKYKEENKTTAP, translated from the coding sequence ATGAGCTTAAAGTCCCTTGACCCGAGAGTAACCCGACTGAACCTGCCAGAAGGCAAAGTTCCTGCCATGGAGCCGAAGCCGGAGCTGGATCAGTTTGAAACATACGAAGTCTTCCATCAGAAAAAAGAAGGCGCTGCCTATACGTATGTAGGTCCTGTTCACGCACCCAACGAGGACGTGGCGTTCCTGTTTGCCAAAGAGCAGTACAGCCGCCGTTTCCCGTGTGTCGGCCTTTGGATTGTGCGCACCGAAAACATACAGGTGACACCTTATGTGGGTGATCAGGAGAATGTATATGACATGATTCGCGTGCAAGAACCTGCCGAGCAAAGTGCTCAGCCTGAGCCTTACGAGATCTTCCACCTGAAAAAGCGCGGTAAAGCGCATACACATGCCGGCCGTGTGATGGCAACTTCTTACCAGGAAGCCTTGCAGGAAGCAAAAACAGCTTTCGGAGAGAAAGCCCCGGTAGTGAATGTGTGGGTAGTAAAGTCGAAGGATGTGCTCCAATCTGCGGAGGAAGACAAAGATATGTGGGCCACTATTCCGGAGAAGAAGTACCGCGAAGCCATTGCTTACAAGGTAATGGACAAGATCACCAAGTATAAAGAAGAAAATAAAACCACTGCCCCCTAA
- the paaC gene encoding 1,2-phenylacetyl-CoA epoxidase subunit PaaC, whose protein sequence is MNEQAIKDLLYKLADDQLILGHRNSEWTGFGPILEEDIAFSSMAQDKIGHSLAFYTLLQELGESDPDTVAFTRNANQFHNSQLVEQPNGEYDFSLIRHFLYDNAEIIRFEMLSQSSYEPIAKVATKLKGEVKYHVLHANTWIKNLGTSTEEAILRLQSSLNEALPYALGMFETSKYEQELIEAGIYAGEEAVKTEWLKRIQAVIEKTDLKLPDLESIKPKYGGRYGEHTEHLQPLLDEMAEVFKIDPTAEW, encoded by the coding sequence ATGAACGAGCAAGCGATAAAAGACCTGTTATACAAGCTGGCAGACGACCAGTTGATACTTGGCCACCGCAACTCCGAGTGGACCGGGTTCGGCCCGATACTGGAAGAAGATATTGCTTTCTCGTCGATGGCGCAGGATAAGATCGGCCATAGTTTAGCATTTTATACTTTGCTGCAGGAACTTGGGGAGTCCGACCCGGATACGGTTGCTTTTACCCGCAACGCGAACCAATTCCATAACAGCCAGCTGGTAGAGCAGCCAAACGGCGAGTACGATTTCAGCCTGATCCGCCACTTTTTGTACGATAACGCTGAGATTATTCGTTTCGAAATGCTTTCACAATCAAGCTACGAGCCGATTGCCAAAGTGGCGACCAAGCTTAAAGGCGAAGTAAAATACCACGTGCTGCACGCCAACACCTGGATCAAGAACCTGGGCACCTCTACCGAAGAAGCTATACTTCGCTTGCAATCGTCCCTGAATGAGGCGCTGCCTTATGCCTTGGGTATGTTTGAAACATCAAAGTATGAGCAGGAACTGATCGAAGCCGGCATTTATGCGGGCGAAGAAGCTGTGAAAACAGAATGGCTGAAGCGCATACAGGCCGTTATCGAGAAAACTGACCTGAAGCTGCCGGACCTGGAAAGTATAAAACCCAAGTATGGCGGACGCTACGGCGAGCATACCGAGCATCTGCAACCGCTGCTAGATGAAATGGCAGAAGTATTTAAGATCGACCCGACGGCTGAGTGGTAG
- the paaD gene encoding 1,2-phenylacetyl-CoA epoxidase subunit PaaD: protein MLTKEHILTLLEEVKDPEIPVLSLVDLGVITGVEISEEGHVTVNMTPTFAGCPAMDYMKKDVERTLVKHGIPNYTVNMTFDNPWDSNKLSEKGRQHLKEFGLAPPPKYDLILDLDILEHVACPYCDSEDTTLRTPFGPTLCRSMHYCNTCKQMFEQFKPL from the coding sequence ATGCTGACCAAAGAACACATACTAACCCTGCTGGAGGAAGTAAAAGACCCCGAGATTCCGGTGCTGTCGCTGGTGGACCTGGGGGTGATCACGGGCGTGGAGATTTCTGAAGAAGGCCACGTGACGGTGAACATGACACCTACATTTGCCGGCTGCCCTGCTATGGATTACATGAAGAAAGATGTAGAACGGACGCTGGTGAAGCATGGCATCCCCAACTATACGGTTAACATGACTTTCGACAACCCCTGGGATAGCAACAAACTCAGCGAAAAGGGCCGCCAGCACCTGAAGGAATTTGGCTTGGCCCCGCCACCAAAGTATGATCTTATACTTGATCTGGACATTCTGGAACATGTGGCCTGCCCCTACTGCGATAGCGAAGACACCACCCTCAGGACACCCTTTGGACCGACGCTCTGCCGTTCCATGCACTACTGCAACACCTGTAAGCAGATGTTTGAGCAGTTTAAGCCCCTGTAA